A window of the Gossypium arboreum isolate Shixiya-1 chromosome 2, ASM2569848v2, whole genome shotgun sequence genome harbors these coding sequences:
- the LOC108476847 gene encoding chlorophyll a-b binding protein 7, chloroplastic, whose protein sequence is MASVCASSAIAAVAISSPSSQKTGSVVGTTKASFLSGKKLRSVRKYTKPAAGPTFPVCAAADPDRPLWFPGSTPPPWLDGSLPGDFGFDPLGLGSDPETLRWNVQAELVHCRWAMLGAAGIFIPEFLTKIGILNTPSWYSAGTEEYFTDTTTLFIVELIFIGWAEGRRWADILKPGCVNTDPIFPNNKLTGTDVGYPGGLWFDPLGWGSGSPEKIKELRTKEIKNGRLAMLAVMGAWFQHIYTGTGPIDNLFAHLADPGHATIFAAFTPK, encoded by the exons ATGGCCTCTGTTTGTGCTTCTTCGGCTATTGCAGCTGTTGCCATCTCATCCCCCAG TTCCCAGAAGACTGGATCAGTAGTGGGGACAACAAAGGCTTCTTTCCTTTCAGGGAAGAAACTTAGATCTGTGAGAAAGTACACAAAACCAGCTGCCGGACCAACATTTCCAGTGTGCGCCGCCGCCGACCCCGACAGACCCCTTTGGTTCCCAGGCAGCACTCCTCCTCCATGGCTGGATGGCAG TCTCCCTGGTGACTTTGGTTTCGATCCTCTCGGTCTTG GTTCTGACCCTGAGACATTGAGATGGAACGTACAAGCAGAGCTGGTGCACTGCAGATGGGCAATGTTGGGAGCTGCTGGTATTTTCATCCCAGAGTTCTTAACCAAGATTGGGATTTTAAACACTCCATCGTGGTACTCAGCTGGAACAGAGGAATACTTCACTGACACCACAACTCTCTTCATCGTTGAGCTTATTTTTATCGGCTGGGCTGAAGGGAGAAGATGGGCTGACATTCTCAAGCCAGGGTGTGTAAACACCGACCCCATCTTCCCTAACAACAAGCTCACCGGGACTGATGTTGGATACCCAGGTGGCCTGTGGTTTGACCCTCTTGGGTGGGGAAGTGGTTCGCCTGAGAAGATCAAGGAGCTGAGGACCAAAGAGATCAAGAATGGCCGATTGGCTATGTTGGCAGTGATGGGTGCATGGTTCCAACATATCTACACCGGCACTGGGCCCATTGACAACCTCTTTGCCCACCTCGCCGATCCTGGTCATGCCACCATTTTTGCT GCTTTCACCCCCAAGTGA